The Paraconexibacter algicola genome includes the window CCGGAACTCGCTCGCGACGAGCTCGGCGACCTCGGCGAGGTCGGTCTGCTCCGGACGCAGCTCCAGCGTGCCCGCCTCGAGCTTGGAGAGGTCCAGCAGATCGGTGGCGAGCTTGCCGAGCCGGTCGACCTGCTGGGCGATCTGGTCGAGGAACGTCGCGCGCGTCGCGTCGTCGAGGTCCTCGTCCTGGAGCAGCTCGACGAACCCGCCGAGCGAGAAGATCGGCGTGCGCAGCTCGTGCGAGGCGGTCGCGATGAAGCGGCTGCGGGCGTGCTCGAGCTCGGCGAGCTGGCGGCGCATGTCCTCGAGCGTCTGGGCGAGCCGGCCGAGCTCGTCGCTGTCGTCGACCGGGAACCGCGCGCTGAAGTCCCCGGCGGCGACGAGGCCCGCGACCGCCTCCAGGCGCCGCACGCGCCGGCCGAGCAGCTCGGCGACCACGGCGCCCGCCAGCGCGGCGAGCAGCGCCGCGACGAGCCCGGCGACGAGCACGCGGCGGCGCACGACGGCGACCTGGCCCTCGAGGTCGGCGAGCGGGTCGGTGAAGACGACGACCGAGCCGACCTCCGGCCGGCCGTCCCGCCCGGGGAAGAACAGCGGCACCGCGGCCTGCCCGACGCGCCCCTCGCTGCCCGCCTCGGTCCCGCGCTCGACGCGACCGCTGCGCGCGGCCGACTGGGCGACCGCGAACTGCAGGTCGGTGATGTCGGTCCGCGCGGTGGAGTCGGACTTCGGGAACGTCTGCAGGCCGAGCGTGCCGCGGTTGACGCCCAGCAGCGTCACGCGCGCGGTCGACGCGTCCGCGGCGGCGCGCACGGTGCGGTCGAGGACGCGGACGTCCTGGTTGGTCGTGATCGCCCGCTCGATCGGCTCCGCGTACTGCCCCGCGGTGCGGGCGAGACCGCGCAGCCGCTCGTCGGTCAGCGACGCCTCCAGGCCCGGCACCACCGACAGGTACACGCCGCCGAACGCGGCGAGCACGATCAGGCCGAAGATCGCCGCCAGGCGCGTGCGGATCGTCGCCATCGCGCCCGCCCGGT containing:
- a CDS encoding sensor histidine kinase, producing MATIRTRLAAIFGLIVLAAFGGVYLSVVPGLEASLTDERLRGLARTAGQYAEPIERAITTNQDVRVLDRTVRAAADASTARVTLLGVNRGTLGLQTFPKSDSTARTDITDLQFAVAQSAARSGRVERGTEAGSEGRVGQAAVPLFFPGRDGRPEVGSVVVFTDPLADLEGQVAVVRRRVLVAGLVAALLAALAGAVVAELLGRRVRRLEAVAGLVAAGDFSARFPVDDSDELGRLAQTLEDMRRQLAELEHARSRFIATASHELRTPIFSLGGFVELLQDEDLDDATRATFLDQIAQQVDRLGKLATDLLDLSKLEAGTLELRPEQTDLAEVAELVASEFRPALLAHRSTLEVRVPAGRVHAVCDPERVAQVLRILIDNALTHTPDGTDVVLSASRRGERVRVGVADFGPGIHRTMLPHIFEPFVTSDDAQGSGLGLAIAHELAERMSGELIAESKPGRTTFTLELPA